The DNA segment CCTTCAATTCAATTTGCAATGTGTATTCTTCGCCACTGAAACGGTGGGAACATTCCTCAACCAAGTAAAGCTGGTTAATCGCCAACTCCCCGATTTCTACATGGATATAGCAGCCAGCACGAACGGACGGGTTCCCAAGGGCATCCACCTTTAAGCTTTTGGTCTCGCGGTTTTTAAGTTTGACCAACTGGTCGAGAAGCTGACGAATTTGGGCATCATTCATGTTCTCGTCAACTTTTTCGTAGTACTGTAATCTCCCCCACTTGGCTATATTAGCGCTATCCTGAGCAATATGCATATCCCGCTTCTTGGTGTCCTTGTTATCACGTACCAGCTTGATCTGGTTATACGTTTCGCTATCGATGCTCTTTTCAAAGCTGAACCCGGTCATCAAACTCTTGTCCCCGACAACGATATCCAACTTCATGTCCTTTACATTTTGCAACGTCAGATTACCGTAGTCGTCGTAAAACACATAGATGCTTCCGGTATTGACCGTTGTAAGTGCTAAAGCTTTGTCGATGATATCAATCAGCTTCTGACCGTCCTCGATTAAATTGGGTATTGCATATTTGGTATCTGCGATATGGCCCCACTTCAACTCGAAGTCGTTGGCAATCTGCTTGATGATCGCTGCTGCCGTCTTGTTCTTAAATACGTAGGTATCTGTAGCGGTTAAGTATCGAATCTGATCATACGCCTTGATCTTGAGTGTATCTTCTTGACTTCGGCCAATTGAAAATACATAGCCATAAAAAAGGGGCTTATCATCATACTTCACAGCGACGATATCCCCGTTATTGATCATATAATTGCTATCTTGCAGCATAGTAAAGTCGAAACTTCCAGGTTTGCCGATCCTGGACGTTTTCCAATTCGCATCGGTTATAAGCTCGGATATATCAAATACGCCGCCCTGTTTGTCATCTGTTACTACCTGTAACATGTTCCACCTCCTATGGCAACTTTATTACCTTGCCGATTGGTAGCCGCTTTAACTCGCTATCCTTTATCCCATTCAGCG comes from the Paenibacillus lentus genome and includes:
- a CDS encoding XkdQ/YqbQ family protein, producing MLQVVTDDKQGGVFDISELITDANWKTSRIGKPGSFDFTMLQDSNYMINNGDIVAVKYDDKPLFYGYVFSIGRSQEDTLKIKAYDQIRYLTATDTYVFKNKTAAAIIKQIANDFELKWGHIADTKYAIPNLIEDGQKLIDIIDKALALTTVNTGSIYVFYDDYGNLTLQNVKDMKLDIVVGDKSLMTGFSFEKSIDSETYNQIKLVRDNKDTKKRDMHIAQDSANIAKWGRLQYYEKVDENMNDAQIRQLLDQLVKLKNRETKSLKVDALGNPSVRAGCYIHVEIGELAINQLYLVEECSHRFSGEEYTLQIELKVIE